The following are from one region of the Alicyclobacillus fastidiosus genome:
- a CDS encoding low molecular weight protein arginine phosphatase, which produces MHILFVCTGNTCRSPMAAALARHHAAQQGLDVTVESAGIYAFAGHPMAPYATDALIRRHVVVPKHQSQPITKEHVSKSDLIFTMTASHKDDLLYEYPEAASKTYTLLEFVGSDSPSTDVADPFGGPVEVYEACAGTLDAVIEQLMKKLSDKPTT; this is translated from the coding sequence ATGCACATTCTCTTTGTATGTACAGGAAATACGTGCCGCAGTCCGATGGCTGCGGCTTTGGCGCGACATCACGCAGCACAGCAGGGACTGGATGTGACCGTGGAGTCAGCAGGGATCTACGCTTTTGCGGGGCATCCGATGGCACCTTACGCGACCGATGCACTGATCCGTCGCCACGTCGTCGTCCCCAAGCATCAGTCACAACCCATCACCAAGGAGCACGTCAGCAAATCGGACCTCATTTTTACGATGACGGCTTCGCACAAGGACGATCTGCTCTACGAGTACCCTGAGGCGGCCTCAAAGACGTACACTTTGCTGGAATTCGTCGGGTCCGATTCGCCGTCAACCGACGTCGCCGATCCGTTCGGCGGCCCCGTCGAAGTCTACGAGGCGTGCGCTGGTACGCTTGACGCCGTGATCGAACAGTTGATGAAGAAACTGTCGGATAAGCCGACGACTTGA
- a CDS encoding manganese efflux pump, which yields MNHLQAITEILLMSFALGMDALSLSIGIGLGKIDRKTALQLCFSIGMFHVILTFAGLVFGNLVGYYLGALAQWFGALLLMGLGAHMLYSSLFGKEEAVKPIGNLFAMTLFSASVSLDALSVGFSLGLRSTAYGVVSALSFGCISMVLCAIGLFIGKRFSRSVGRYGEILGAIVLVGCGIKFLL from the coding sequence GTGAATCACCTGCAGGCAATAACCGAAATCCTCTTGATGTCGTTTGCGCTGGGTATGGACGCGCTCTCTTTATCGATCGGGATCGGACTTGGCAAGATCGACCGCAAGACGGCACTCCAACTGTGTTTTTCCATTGGTATGTTTCACGTCATTCTGACGTTTGCTGGCCTCGTCTTTGGAAACCTTGTGGGGTACTACCTTGGGGCATTGGCACAATGGTTTGGCGCACTCTTGTTGATGGGACTTGGCGCCCATATGCTGTATAGCAGTCTGTTTGGCAAAGAGGAGGCCGTGAAGCCGATCGGCAACCTCTTCGCGATGACGCTGTTTTCGGCCAGCGTCTCACTCGACGCGCTGTCAGTCGGGTTTAGCCTTGGCCTGCGCAGCACTGCATACGGCGTGGTGTCGGCCCTCTCGTTTGGCTGTATCAGCATGGTTTTGTGCGCCATAGGCCTGTTCATCGGAAAGCGGTTTAGCCGTTCTGTGGGGCGGTACGGGGAGATTCTCGGCGCTATCGTTCTCGTCGGTTGCGGCATCAAATTCTTGTTGTGA